Proteins from a genomic interval of Solidesulfovibrio sp.:
- a CDS encoding lactate utilization protein — MSTSPALVDRLTEKAGLVSAVVRTVASMDEALAYVAETCDAKEACQILASGCDAPLSGTAEALCATKQQKIVCAPDLPEDEVAKLTTLCEARGIAVITKGMRERLGGIDIALTMAAAGIAETGSIVVRSTDEEVRLATMIAETHIAVLPESTIMADSYDFEPTLVEWMGQAPNYTAFITGPSRTADIERVLALGVHGPLELHILILEGK, encoded by the coding sequence ATGTCGACGTCACCTGCCCTGGTCGACCGGCTCACGGAAAAAGCCGGTCTCGTTTCGGCCGTTGTGCGGACCGTCGCCTCCATGGACGAAGCCCTGGCCTATGTGGCCGAGACCTGCGACGCCAAGGAGGCCTGCCAGATCCTCGCCTCGGGCTGCGATGCCCCGCTTTCGGGCACGGCCGAGGCCCTGTGCGCCACCAAACAGCAAAAAATCGTCTGCGCCCCGGACCTGCCCGAGGACGAGGTGGCCAAGCTGACCACGCTGTGCGAGGCGCGCGGCATCGCCGTCATCACCAAGGGCATGCGGGAGCGCCTGGGCGGCATCGACATCGCCCTGACCATGGCCGCCGCCGGCATCGCCGAAACCGGCTCCATCGTCGTGCGCTCCACGGACGAGGAAGTCCGCCTGGCCACCATGATCGCCGAGACGCACATCGCCGTGCTGCCCGAAAGCACCATCATGGCCGACAGCTACGATTTCGAGCCGACGCTCGTCGAATGGATGGGCCAGGCGCCCAACTACACCGCCTTCATCACCGGCCCCAGCCGCACGGCCGACATCGAGCGCGTGCTGGCCCTTGGCGTGCACGGCCCCCTGGAACTGCACATCCTCATCTTGGAGGGCAAGTAG
- a CDS encoding NAD(P)/FAD-dependent oxidoreductase, whose amino-acid sequence MTSKDAPTGAILQRDQQTYAIVPRTPVGLISPAVLEALNTVVKKYAIPIVKITSGQRLALVGVKAEDVDAIWKDLGTDVGQALTLCVHFVQACPGTSVCKFGVQDSLGLGLEMEKLFVGRDLPGKFKLSVSGCPFCCSEGFVRDLGVLGKKSGWTVIFGGHPGAKPRIGDVVAEDLTKEQVIALTEKLLAYYAANAKKRERAARFVERVGIETVKQAVLG is encoded by the coding sequence ATGACCAGCAAGGACGCCCCCACCGGGGCCATTTTGCAGCGTGACCAGCAGACCTACGCCATCGTCCCCCGCACCCCGGTGGGGCTCATTTCCCCGGCGGTCCTCGAAGCCCTCAACACCGTCGTCAAAAAGTACGCCATCCCCATCGTGAAGATCACCTCGGGCCAGCGCCTGGCCCTGGTCGGGGTCAAGGCCGAGGATGTGGACGCCATCTGGAAGGACCTGGGCACGGACGTGGGCCAGGCGCTTACGCTGTGCGTGCATTTCGTCCAGGCCTGCCCGGGCACGAGCGTGTGCAAGTTCGGCGTCCAGGACTCGTTGGGCCTGGGCCTGGAGATGGAAAAGCTTTTCGTCGGCCGCGACCTGCCGGGCAAGTTCAAGCTGTCGGTGTCGGGCTGTCCGTTCTGCTGCTCCGAGGGCTTTGTCCGCGACCTGGGGGTGCTCGGCAAGAAATCCGGCTGGACGGTCATTTTCGGCGGCCATCCCGGGGCCAAACCCCGCATCGGCGATGTCGTGGCCGAGGACCTGACCAAGGAACAGGTGATCGCGCTGACGGAAAAGCTCCTGGCCTACTACGCCGCCAATGCCAAGAAACGCGAGCGCGCCGCCCGCTTTGTCGAGCGGGTGGGCATCGAAACCGTCAAGCAGGCCGTCCTGGGCTGA
- a CDS encoding lactate permease LctP family transporter → MSWVQQYQPLGSVGLSALVAGIPLYILFYMLAVKRMAGHKAAFAATLAAVILAIVAWGMPVGLALDATLYGAAIGLFPIVWIVITAIWVYNMTVESGEFNIIKNSLAQITDDRRLQAIFIAFAFGSFIEGTAGFGTPVAITAAMLVGLGFNPLYAAGICLIANTAPVAFGAIGIPIVVAAQVSGLDMMKISAICGRQLPFLSVIVPLWLSVTMCGFKRTTEILPAVIIAGICFAGSQFLVSNYVGPYLPDIISAVVTIIGLGAFLKVWKPKNIWHFPDEAPATDRKVASEYSGGEIFRAWMPYIILAVMVFLWGIKPVQNFLNAIFAPTFDWPGLHNLVMKTTPIVAKETPYAAQFKFNFLSTPGTAILIAGLLSVIFMPKYGLDKAIPCLFKTIKQLRWPIFTIALILGLAYIMNYSGMSSSMGLAFTATGALFPFFAPILGWLGVFLTGSDTSSNALFGSLQKTTAQQIGVSPELCVAANSSGGVTGKMISPQSISVATAASNMVGHEGDIFRFTLPHSLAMLCVVAVLTLLQAYALKWMLP, encoded by the coding sequence ATGTCGTGGGTCCAACAGTACCAACCGCTTGGAAGCGTGGGGCTTTCCGCACTCGTGGCAGGCATTCCCCTGTACATTCTGTTCTACATGCTGGCCGTCAAACGCATGGCCGGCCACAAGGCGGCGTTTGCCGCCACCCTGGCCGCCGTCATCCTGGCCATCGTCGCCTGGGGCATGCCGGTGGGCCTCGCCCTTGACGCCACGCTCTACGGCGCGGCCATCGGCCTTTTCCCCATCGTCTGGATCGTCATCACGGCCATCTGGGTGTACAACATGACCGTTGAATCCGGGGAATTCAACATCATCAAGAACTCCCTGGCCCAGATCACCGACGACCGCCGGCTCCAGGCCATTTTCATCGCCTTCGCTTTCGGCTCGTTCATCGAGGGCACGGCCGGCTTCGGCACGCCCGTGGCCATCACCGCCGCCATGCTCGTCGGCCTCGGCTTCAACCCGCTGTACGCCGCCGGCATCTGCCTGATCGCCAACACCGCGCCGGTGGCCTTCGGCGCCATCGGCATCCCCATCGTCGTCGCCGCCCAGGTCAGCGGCCTGGACATGATGAAGATCAGCGCCATCTGCGGCCGCCAGCTGCCCTTCCTGTCCGTCATCGTGCCGCTGTGGCTGTCCGTGACCATGTGCGGCTTCAAGCGGACCACGGAAATCCTGCCGGCCGTCATCATCGCCGGTATCTGCTTCGCCGGCTCCCAGTTCCTGGTCTCCAACTACGTCGGCCCGTACCTGCCCGACATCATCTCGGCCGTCGTCACCATCATCGGCCTGGGCGCCTTCCTCAAGGTCTGGAAGCCCAAAAACATCTGGCACTTCCCCGACGAAGCCCCGGCCACGGACCGCAAGGTGGCCTCGGAATACTCCGGCGGCGAGATTTTCCGCGCCTGGATGCCGTACATCATCCTGGCCGTCATGGTCTTTTTGTGGGGCATCAAGCCCGTCCAGAACTTCCTCAACGCCATCTTCGCCCCGACCTTCGACTGGCCCGGCCTGCACAACCTGGTGATGAAGACCACGCCCATCGTGGCCAAGGAAACCCCCTACGCCGCGCAGTTCAAGTTCAACTTCCTGTCCACGCCCGGCACGGCCATTCTCATCGCCGGCCTGCTGTCCGTGATCTTCATGCCCAAGTACGGCCTGGACAAGGCCATCCCCTGCCTGTTTAAGACCATCAAGCAGCTGCGCTGGCCCATCTTCACCATCGCCCTGATCCTGGGCCTGGCCTACATCATGAACTACTCCGGCATGAGCTCGTCCATGGGCCTGGCCTTCACCGCCACGGGCGCGCTGTTCCCGTTCTTCGCCCCGATCCTCGGCTGGCTGGGCGTGTTCCTGACCGGTTCCGACACCTCCTCCAACGCCCTGTTCGGTTCGCTGCAAAAGACCACCGCCCAGCAGATCGGCGTCAGCCCCGAGCTGTGCGTGGCCGCCAACTCCTCGGGCGGCGTCACCGGCAAGATGATCTCGCCCCAGTCCATCTCCGTGGCCACCGCCGCCTCGAACATGGTGGGCCATGAAGGCGACATCTTCCGGTTCACCCTGCCCCATTCCCTGGCCATGCTCTGCGTCGTGGCCGTGCTCACCCTGCTTCAGGCCTACGCCCTGAAGTGGATGCTGCCCTAG
- a CDS encoding methyl-accepting chemotaxis protein translates to MKLICAFAILIAIQIGGNITALLLMGSINANVTELATNWLPSIDAVADIDHQFQTLRRWEILHVLSTDENEMRGYDQQIATIKVELNKSIATYEPLISSDEERRIYKIFRAGEEKYNAISVKLLELSRKNATEEAKKLIEGDSRTAFNSTLDELKRLVDLNKKGAADTAAAGNADYHRGRLILISLLIVATLVGVAVCLVILRGVSSQLGEDPGYLYEVASRIAGGEMDIRFREHKGEGGVFAVLKQMVANLKQKIAEADGKTAEAAAEAAKARQATEAAEAARQAAENAKAEGMLQAADRLSSVVHIVSSASEELSAQIEQTSQGAEQQSNRLGETATAMEEMNATVLEVAQNASQAADTAAKARAKAEEGSGAVGKVASFMERINENSRQSLEDMGTLGKQAESIGQILNVISDIADQTNLLALNAAIEAARAGEAGRGFAVVADEVRKLAEKTMTATKEVGDAIRGIQGGARKNYDNVAQAVTAVGEATALAATAGGILGEIVSLVDASADQVRSIATASEQQSATSEEINRSVDEVNRIAAETMDALRQSAQAVSDLAQQSQELNAMIQEMQGGSGGAAALPGRKPAALAGGKRPRALT, encoded by the coding sequence ATGAAACTGATATGCGCTTTCGCCATTCTTATCGCCATCCAGATAGGCGGGAACATCACGGCCTTGCTGCTGATGGGGAGTATCAACGCCAACGTCACGGAGCTGGCCACCAACTGGCTGCCGAGCATAGATGCCGTCGCCGATATTGACCATCAATTTCAGACGTTGCGGCGATGGGAGATTCTGCACGTTCTCTCGACGGATGAGAACGAGATGCGGGGGTATGACCAGCAAATTGCCACGATAAAAGTCGAGTTGAACAAATCCATCGCCACATACGAACCACTTATCAGTTCCGATGAAGAACGAAGGATATACAAAATATTCCGGGCTGGTGAGGAAAAATACAACGCTATTTCCGTAAAGCTTCTTGAACTGTCGCGGAAAAACGCCACGGAAGAGGCAAAGAAACTGATCGAGGGCGATTCGCGCACAGCGTTCAATAGCACGTTGGACGAGTTGAAACGTCTGGTCGACCTCAACAAGAAAGGCGCCGCCGATACCGCCGCCGCCGGCAATGCCGACTACCATCGGGGACGCCTGATCCTCATAAGCCTGCTGATCGTCGCCACCCTTGTCGGCGTGGCCGTGTGCCTGGTCATCCTGCGCGGCGTGTCCAGCCAGCTCGGCGAGGACCCCGGCTACCTGTACGAAGTGGCCAGCCGCATCGCCGGCGGCGAGATGGACATCCGCTTCCGGGAACACAAGGGCGAGGGTGGCGTGTTCGCCGTGCTCAAGCAGATGGTGGCCAACCTCAAGCAGAAGATCGCCGAGGCGGACGGCAAAACCGCCGAGGCCGCCGCCGAGGCCGCCAAGGCCAGGCAGGCCACCGAAGCCGCCGAAGCCGCCCGGCAGGCCGCGGAAAACGCCAAGGCCGAAGGCATGCTCCAAGCCGCCGACCGGCTCTCGTCCGTGGTGCACATCGTCTCCTCGGCCTCCGAGGAACTTTCGGCCCAGATCGAACAGACGAGCCAGGGCGCCGAACAACAGTCCAACCGCCTGGGCGAGACGGCCACGGCCATGGAAGAGATGAACGCCACCGTGTTGGAAGTGGCCCAGAACGCCTCCCAGGCCGCCGACACCGCGGCCAAGGCCCGGGCCAAGGCCGAGGAAGGTTCCGGCGCCGTGGGCAAGGTCGCCAGCTTCATGGAACGCATCAATGAAAATTCCCGCCAGTCCCTCGAGGACATGGGGACCCTCGGTAAACAGGCCGAAAGCATCGGCCAGATATTGAACGTCATTTCCGACATCGCCGACCAGACCAACCTGTTGGCCTTAAACGCCGCCATCGAGGCGGCCCGGGCCGGCGAGGCCGGGCGCGGCTTCGCCGTGGTCGCCGACGAGGTCCGAAAGCTGGCCGAAAAGACCATGACCGCCACCAAGGAAGTCGGCGACGCCATCCGTGGCATTCAGGGCGGCGCCCGCAAGAACTACGACAACGTGGCCCAGGCCGTCACCGCCGTCGGCGAGGCCACCGCCCTGGCCGCCACGGCCGGCGGCATCCTCGGCGAAATCGTCAGCCTGGTGGACGCCTCGGCCGACCAGGTCCGGTCCATCGCCACGGCCTCGGAACAGCAGTCCGCCACCAGCGAGGAGATCAACCGCTCGGTGGACGAGGTCAACCGCATCGCGGCCGAAACCATGGACGCCCTGCGCCAGTCGGCCCAGGCCGTGTCCGACCTGGCCCAGCAGTCCCAGGAGCTCAATGCCATGATCCAGGAGATGCAGGGAGGTTCCGGCGGTGCGGCGGCGCTGCCCGGGAGGAAACCCGCCGCCCTGGCCGGCGGCAAACGGCCGCGGGCACTCACCTAG
- the ldhH gene encoding L-lactate dehydrogenase (quinone) large subunit LdhH: MQDAANLSEYRKQLRQALENEFQREALDKFAVAYRTSRANAFAGIDAPELIAEIAEAKDASIDHLMELFEEFKRHAEAAGTKVHLAATAHEANEIIGRIAQENGVKTIVKSKSMTAEETHLNDHLEGLGLDVTETDLGEWIIQLRHEGPTHMVMPAIHLSRYQVADLFSEVTHKKQDVDIQKLVKVARRELRPKYCQADMGISGANFAIAATGTIGIITNEGNGRLTTTLPRVHVALAGIDKLAPTLHDALRVIKCLPKNATGQNITSYVTWITGAVPCASSPDGKKIHHVVFVDNGRLAMARDPLFKQALRCIRCGACANVCPIYRLVGGHKYGHVYIGAIGLVATYFFHGRDKAKNLVQNCLNCGACKAVCAAGIDLPTMIKEVHARIQDEEGHPLYSSAAGAVLKNRTLFHTILKSARLLQKPVAGGGYLRHLPMFLFKDHDFRALPAIAEVAFRDRWEKIRPRVAKADIKVALFSGCVQDFVYPEQMEAAVAVIAGKPGVAMEYPIGQSCCGLPLMMMGEKKAGRELAAHNMNAIDAQGFDYIVTLCASCASYLKHGYKRLFEDDPAMSFKAAQFAQRVMDFSSFVRDVLGFDAASFAGPSKDVTYHAPCHLCRGLGVTEAPRALLRDAGLNYLPAAEEDVCCGFGGTFSVKFPELSKELLRKKINNLKATGATAMATDCPGCIMQIRGGFEHDGTHFEVRHVAEYLAARLKRK; encoded by the coding sequence ATGCAAGACGCCGCCAATTTAAGCGAGTACCGCAAGCAGCTGCGTCAGGCCCTGGAAAACGAGTTCCAGCGCGAGGCCCTGGACAAGTTCGCCGTGGCCTACCGCACCTCCCGGGCCAACGCCTTCGCCGGCATCGACGCCCCGGAACTGATCGCCGAAATCGCCGAGGCCAAGGACGCCTCCATCGACCATTTGATGGAACTGTTCGAGGAGTTCAAGCGCCACGCTGAGGCCGCCGGCACCAAGGTCCACCTGGCCGCCACCGCCCACGAGGCCAACGAGATCATCGGCCGCATCGCCCAGGAAAACGGGGTCAAGACCATCGTCAAGTCCAAGTCCATGACCGCCGAGGAAACCCACTTAAACGACCACCTCGAGGGCCTGGGCCTGGACGTCACGGAAACCGACCTCGGCGAATGGATCATCCAGCTGCGCCACGAAGGCCCCACCCACATGGTCATGCCGGCCATCCACCTGTCCCGCTACCAGGTGGCCGACCTGTTTTCCGAGGTCACCCACAAAAAGCAGGATGTGGACATCCAGAAGCTGGTCAAGGTGGCCCGCCGCGAGCTGCGGCCCAAGTACTGCCAGGCCGACATGGGCATCTCCGGGGCCAACTTCGCCATCGCCGCCACCGGCACCATCGGCATCATCACCAACGAGGGCAACGGCCGCCTGACCACCACCCTGCCCCGGGTCCACGTGGCCCTGGCCGGCATCGACAAGCTGGCTCCGACGCTGCACGACGCCCTTCGCGTCATCAAGTGCCTGCCCAAAAACGCCACCGGCCAGAACATCACCTCCTACGTCACCTGGATCACCGGCGCCGTACCCTGCGCGAGCAGCCCGGACGGCAAGAAGATCCACCACGTGGTCTTCGTGGACAACGGCCGCCTGGCCATGGCCCGCGATCCGCTGTTCAAGCAGGCCCTTCGCTGCATCCGCTGCGGCGCCTGCGCCAACGTCTGCCCCATCTACCGGCTGGTCGGCGGCCACAAGTACGGCCACGTCTACATCGGCGCCATCGGCCTGGTGGCCACCTACTTCTTCCACGGCCGGGACAAGGCGAAAAACCTGGTCCAGAACTGCCTCAACTGCGGGGCCTGCAAGGCCGTGTGCGCCGCCGGCATCGACCTGCCGACCATGATCAAGGAGGTCCATGCCCGCATCCAGGACGAGGAAGGCCATCCGCTGTATTCCTCGGCCGCCGGCGCGGTCCTCAAGAACCGGACGCTGTTCCACACCATCCTCAAATCGGCCCGGCTGCTGCAAAAGCCCGTGGCCGGCGGCGGCTACCTGCGCCATCTGCCCATGTTCCTGTTTAAGGACCACGACTTCCGCGCCCTGCCGGCCATCGCCGAGGTGGCCTTCCGCGACCGCTGGGAAAAGATCCGGCCCCGGGTGGCCAAGGCCGACATCAAGGTGGCCCTTTTCTCGGGCTGCGTGCAGGACTTCGTCTACCCCGAGCAGATGGAGGCGGCCGTGGCCGTGATTGCCGGCAAGCCCGGCGTGGCCATGGAGTACCCCATAGGCCAGTCGTGCTGCGGCCTGCCGCTCATGATGATGGGCGAGAAAAAGGCCGGCCGGGAACTGGCCGCCCACAACATGAACGCCATCGACGCCCAGGGCTTCGACTACATCGTCACCTTGTGCGCCTCCTGCGCCTCCTACCTCAAGCACGGCTACAAGCGGCTTTTCGAGGACGACCCGGCCATGTCCTTCAAGGCGGCCCAGTTCGCCCAGCGGGTCATGGACTTCAGTTCGTTCGTGCGCGACGTGCTGGGCTTTGACGCCGCATCCTTCGCCGGCCCGTCCAAGGACGTCACCTACCACGCCCCCTGCCACCTGTGCCGGGGCCTGGGCGTGACCGAGGCGCCGCGCGCCCTTTTGCGCGACGCCGGGCTCAACTACCTGCCGGCGGCGGAAGAGGACGTCTGCTGCGGCTTCGGCGGCACCTTCTCGGTCAAGTTCCCGGAACTGTCCAAGGAACTGCTGCGCAAGAAGATCAACAACCTCAAAGCCACCGGGGCCACGGCCATGGCCACCGACTGCCCGGGCTGCATCATGCAGATTCGCGGCGGCTTCGAGCACGACGGCACGCACTTCGAGGTGCGCCACGTGGCCGAGTACCTGGCCGCGCGCCTCAAGCGCAAATAA